A genome region from Leptodactylus fuscus isolate aLepFus1 chromosome 6, aLepFus1.hap2, whole genome shotgun sequence includes the following:
- the NPEPL1 gene encoding putative aminopeptidase NPEPL1, with translation MANVRLEFKSSAGDADPQARPILILGQLPNLHRVLWNDVSGKLQPRVTEEVWKNALGTLSPNPTDSCPLYLNQATVAALPSRVSRHNSPSAAHFITRLIRNCLPSGTSRCILMVCERSEVFASACAIARAFPLFTRRSSASRRAEKKSVAVEFLLVGQNNGPVEVTTLKCLESATEGIRLAARIVDTPCNEMNTDHFIEEIAAVGKELGISPMIIRDVELKERGFGGIYGVGKAAEHPPALVILSHTPEGATQTIAWVGKGIVYDTGGLSIKGKTTMPGMKRDCGGAAAVLGAFKAAVKQGFKDNLHALFCLAENSVGPNATRPDDIHLLYSGKTVEINNTDAEGRLVLADGVAYACKDLNADIILDMATLTGAQGIATGKYHAAVLTNDDEWEMACVKAGRKCGDLVHPLVYCPELHFSEFSSAVADMKNSVADRENAQSSCAGLFIASHIGFDWPGVWVHVDIASPVHAGERATGFGVALLLSLFGRASEDPLLNLVSPLGEDEVVETPERDSKRRRLV, from the exons ATGGCCAATGTGCGGCTGGAGTTTAAATCGAGCGCCGGGGATGCCGACCCCCAGGCTAGGCCTATATTGATCTTGGGGCAGCTGCCCAACCTGCACCGGGTGCTCTGGAACGATGTGAGCGGAAAGCTGCAGCCCAGGGTCACCGAGGAG GTATGGAAGAATGCTCTCGGCACCTTAAGTCCCAATCCTACGGACAGCTGTCCTCTGTACTTGAACCAGGCCACAGTTGCTGCTCTGCCTTCCCGTGTCAGTCGCCATAACAGCCCTTCTGCTGCCCACTTTATCACACGTCTGATCCGAAACTGCCTCCCATCAGGAACATCAAGATGTATCTTA ATGGTATGTGAGCGTTCAGAGGTGTTCGCCAGTGCTTGTGCCATTGCTCGAGCCTTTCCACTGTTTACCCGCCGTTCCAGTGCTTCCCGGCGAGCAGAGAAAAAGAGCGTTGCAGTTGAATTTCTGCTGGTTGGCCAGAACAACGGGCCAGTGGAAGTGACCACTCTTAAG TGCCTGGAAAGTGCAACTGAGGGGATAAGACTGGCGGCGCGTATTGTGGATACTCCCTGTAATGAGATGAATACAGACCACTTTATTGAG GAGATTGCTGCCGTTGGGAAGGAACTTGGCATTTCTCCAATGATTATTCGAGATGTCGAGCTAAAGGAGAGAGGATTTGGAG ggatatatggtgTTGGCAAAGCAGCAGAGCACCCACCTGCCCTGGTCATCCTGAGCCATACCCCAGAAGGTGCCACTCAAACCATTGCCTGGGTTGGTAAGGGCATTGTGTATGATACTGGAGGACTCAGCATTAAGGGAAAG ACCACAATGCCAGGTATGAAGAGAGATTGTGGAGGAGCGGCTGCCGTCCTCGGAGCTTTTAAAGCTGCAGTGAAACAG GGTTTTAAAGACAACCTCCATGCCTTGTTCTGCCTGGCGGAGAACTCTGTTGGACCAAATGCAACTAGACCAGATGATATCCACCTGCTGTACTCTGGAAA AACGGTTGAAATTAATAACACTGATGCAGAGGGGAGACTGGTGCTGGCTGATGGGGTGGCCTATGCTTGTAAGGATCTAAATGCAGATATCATTCTGGATATGGCAACCTTGACAGGTGCTCAG GGCATTGCGACTGGCAAGTACCATGCTGCAGTACTGACCAATGATGATGAGTGGGAGATGGCCTGTGTAAAGGCTGGCCGGAAATGTGGAGACCTGGTTCACCCACTGGTTTATTGTCCAGAGCTGCACTTCAGCGAGTTTTCATCTGCCGTGGCTGATATGAAAAATTCTGTGGCG GACCGGGAGAATGCTCAGAGTTCCTGTGCTGGCCTCTTTATTGCTTCTCACATTGGTTTTGACTGGCCGGGAGTTTGGGTGCACGTTGATATCGCATCGCCTGTTCATGCA GGTGAGAGAGCCACTGGCTTTGGCGTCGCGTTGCTACTTTCTCTGTTTGGCCGTGCTTCAGAAGATCCTTTGCTGAACTTGGTTTCTCCTCTGGGAGAGGATGAAGTAGTTGAGACTCCTGAGCGAGATTCCAAAAGGAGACGTCTGGTGTGA